One window of Elaeis guineensis isolate ETL-2024a chromosome 11, EG11, whole genome shotgun sequence genomic DNA carries:
- the LOC105054302 gene encoding protein FD translates to MWSSENDKHNSSSRNNNNNSGHGSSSRIVSSSSTRSSPSSTSSILPQTPRRTMEEVWKDISPATLHQEKPLAPLMETTQSHPHHHNHHHHRHLHLHRAHPTASPSFRTMILQDFLSGPCSTVSPAAAAMEHIPLPPSSPPLPPTTLSLNSGLELRCLSGGGGAGGGGGGGSLLGNARSRSCSNSNESRDNGQAHKNGHGGSFMPSYFSDAVIGPPSPAGFFSFCAKKRMMPEGPVIDGDRRYKRMIKNRESAARSRARKQAHLSILLILSSFSSCSLCVFFFLVVSFDIDERT, encoded by the coding sequence ATGTGGTCTTCAGAAAATGACAAGCATAACAGCAGCAGccgcaacaacaacaacaatagcgGACATGGGAGCAGTAGCAGGATAGTGTCCTCCTCTTCCACGAGATCTTCTCCTTCCTCCACCTCCTCCATCCTCCCACAGACTCCAAGAAGGACCATGGAGGAGGTGTGGAAGGACATCAGCCCCGCCACCCTCCACCAAGAGAAACCCCTTGCTCCCCTTATGGAGACGACCCAGTCCCATCCCCACCACCACAaccaccaccaccaccgccaCCTCCACCTCCACCGGGCCCACCCTACTGCCTCCCCTTCCTTCCGGACCATGATCCTCCAAGACTTCCTCTCCGGTCCCTGCTCCACCGTCTCGCCCGCGGCCGCCGCCATGGAGCACATCCCCCTGCCTCCCTCGTCACCTCCTCTGCCCCCTACGACCCTCAGCCTCAACTCCGGTCTCGAGCTCCGGTGCCTTAGCGGCGGCGGTGGAGCcggcggtggcggcggcggcgggtCTCTCCTTGGCAACGCCCGCTCTCGCTCCTGCTCCAATTCCAACGAGTCTCGAGACAATGGCCAGGCTCACAAAAATGGGCATGGTGGGTCTTTTATGCCCTCCTATTTCTCCGATGCCGTCATCGGCCCGCCGTCCCCCGCCGGGTTCTTCTCCTTCTGCGCCAAGAAGCGGATGATGCCGGAGGGCCCCGTCATCGACGGCGACCGCCGATATAAGCGCATGATCAAGAACCGTGAGTCCGCAGCCCGATCCCGCGCCCGAAAGCAGGCACATCTTTCTATCCTCCtcattctttcttctttttcttcttgttctctctgcgtttttttttttcttgttgtttctTTTGATATAGACGAGAGGACATGA